In Mytilus edulis unplaced genomic scaffold, xbMytEdul2.2 SCAFFOLD_1238, whole genome shotgun sequence, the genomic window GaaatactttaataaatataactgtaatttgtaaaaatgcatagtttttttaatgatattattatttttttcaaatagaaaaagaaaaatattactaagtctattttgttcttatttattttcaagttcatgaccagcaccatttatttattggtttagtgtgttatttttataatttgagttcattcattagaactataacttgcatgaaatcaatgagacaacatgGTTATATTTAGTTTGTTCATAGTATACAAGGATTGCAAactaattttccttttataaatttaaaataatgaagattttacattcagaatacttttcattatgatctcttttatgtttaaatgaaaaaggtAGGACCAACTTGCAAGTGTCAGTAATGAAAAggaatttctgtttttttatcattttaatactgtcttgatccattattcatgaatatttagaCTACCCCTTGTATTTCTGTGTTAAAATAATTTGGTTGCAGCAGTAAAAATACTTaccaaaacatgaatattaaattaactcttggaatattaaattaatattaaattattaacccTATTATGGCACATAGGGACACATAGGGCCTATTTCACAGGGACTGAGTTCTGAAAAAGtgattaaaatgtgtttttctagtttttggcacatgtttacagtatcaaaatatatttaataagataatttttaataatttccacATGTAAATAACAGCATATTGCTTGATATAACAATAGTTAGTTCATGATAGTGTCaaacaaagggacgtaactcgtgAATTGTCGTCGGCCCCGCTTCGTCAGAAATATCGACACATCTAACTGGCACATTTGCGTATCTTAGCATATCAACTGGCACAAATTTGACATATCATAGTCCAAGTTATgttacataacataatttaaattcagcatagcttcccgagaagttaagaaagaaaattacgattttaatttttctgtGACCAATTTTTTTCGTCAACACCTTGACTTTGAAGAcacattttgagagaaaaaaatgagtttaatccataattgagttgagtaatatatttcttatatactcAGAATGTTCActtaaaaggaaattagttttaattcatgcaaaaaactacaaattccaaaaaacgagcttcactttttttggttaaaaaatgCCCATATATGGTAATCACATGACGTCCATTGTTGCTTTAAGAAATGGGGTCAAACAGGGGTCAGCTTTCCGACTGAGAAGTATTGTTCAAGGCATCGGATATTACAATTTACCTTTATTAGAAGTATTGTTCAAGGCATCGGATATTACAATTTACCTTCATTAAAAGTATTGTTCAAGGCATCAGATATTACAATTTACCTTTATTAGAAGTATTGTTCAAGGCATCGGATATTACAATTTACCTTTATTGTTCAAGGCATCAGATATTACAATTTACCTTTATTAGAAGTATTGTTCAAGGCATCGGATATTACAATTTACCTTCATTAAAAGTATTGTTCAAGGCATCGGATATTACAATTTATCTTTATTAGAAGTATTGTTCAAGGCATCAAATATTACAATTTACCTTTATTAGAAGTATTGTTCAAGGCATCAGGATATTACAATTTACCTTCATTAAAAGTATTGTTCAAGGCCTCAGATATTACAATTTACCTTTATTAGAAGTATTGTTTAAGGCATCAGATATTACAATTTACCTTTATTTAAAGTATTGTTCAAGGCATTTGATATTACAATTTACCTTCATTAAAAGTATTGTTCAAGGCATTTGATATTACAATTTACCTTTATTAGAAGTATTGTTCAAGGCATCGGATATTACAATTTACGTTTATTAGAAGTATTGTTCAAGGCATCAGATATTACAATTTACCTTTATTAGTAGTACAACAGTTTGATTTGTTCCAAATTCTTCAAATGCTGTAATTTGTAGATGTGCTTCTCCACAGGAGGCACCACTAGTAATGACTCCTCCATCTTTGACAGTGATGATGGCCTTATCTGAATTAGCAGATAATACCTGATAACTCATTCTGGCTGATCCATCTCTGAAAATAATAAGGTTATATATTGATACAAGGTAAAAACATGGTACAAATTAATTGTGTTCACAACGTCATTGAAAACTAGTTTAAAAAATCTATAACTTTAGTGTGATAGAGGGAATAACGGAATAAGAAACAGTTCAGAAAACATAATTCTATCATAGGCAGGGCGTAAAGTTTATGTTATGTTaatatcaaatgtaaaatgtGCATATATTTCATCTATTTCTGCTATATGTAAACAGTAGCATTATCAGTATAAATAGATTTTTGGTTTAACATGTAAAATGTTGATATCATACCTGTTTGTTTTAACAGTAGCGTCACTGTTAGGTGATATCAATAGTTTTCCATCACATATCTTTGGACTCAA contains:
- the LOC139505686 gene encoding nuclear pore membrane glycoprotein 210-like is translated as MEVLSPKICDGKLLISPNSDATVKTNRDGSARMSYQVLSANSDKAIITVKDGGVITSGASCGEAHLQITAFEEFGTNQTVVLLIKVKTVAYMMINSNTALRTNSGQLKKIPVGVTMQLSVSYHDDVGEEFFATNVKMYYRLNRYDLVQIGHGSDNNTW